A DNA window from Ipomoea triloba cultivar NCNSP0323 chromosome 10, ASM357664v1 contains the following coding sequences:
- the LOC116032160 gene encoding exocyst complex component EXO70A1, translating to MEQGIENLISARKSLRSNLEKSKALGLSLQKAGPRFAEISQRLPSLEAAVRPIRAQKDALSAVAGHINRAVVPATAVLKVFDAIHGLEKSLSDPQSDLVGYLGVLKRLEEALRFLGENCEMAIQWLADIVEYLEDHRVADGRFISNLKEELSGLRKLQSGDEKARLDGGLLVIALDRLENEFRRLLTENSVPLPMSDPPLPGEQACIAPSPLPVFVIQRLQAILGRLIANNRLENCISIYVEVRSSNVRASLQALNLDYLEISVSEFNDVLSIEGHIAQWGRHLEFAVKHLFEAEYKLCNDVFERLGLDVWMSCFAKIAAQAGILAFLQFGKTVTESKKDPIKLLKLLDIFSSLNKLRLDFNRLFGGTACADIQNLTRDLIKRVIEGACEIFWELLLQVELQRQTPPPSDGSVPKLVIFITEYCNKLLGDDYKQILTQVLVIERSWKHEKFQERLLIDELLNIMKAVELNLETWSKGYQDSVLSYVFLMNNHWHLYKHLKGTKLGTLLGDSWLREHEQYKDYYSAFFLKESWSKLPALLSREGLILFSGGRATARDLVKKRLKAFNEAFDDMYKKQSNWVMLDKDLREKTCQMIIQAIVPVYRSYMQNYGPLVEQDASASKYAKYTVQTLEKMLNSLFHPRPVRHGSFKVRQPSGKFNNSVTDQLPSSPNMK from the coding sequence ATGGAGCAAGGGATTGAGAATTTGATATCTGCTAGGAAATCTCTGCGGAGTAATTTGGAGAAATCAAAGGCACTAGGTTTGTCGCTTCAGAAAGCTGGGCCTAGATTTGCTGAGATTAGTCAGCGGTTGCCGTCTCTGGAGGCGGCAGTTCGACCAATTAGGGCTCAGAAGGATGCTCTTTCGGCTGTTGCGGGTCATATTAACCGTGCAGTGGTTCCTGCCACTGCTGTGCTCAAGGTGTTTGATGCTATTCATGGGCTTGAGAAGTCTTTATCTGATCCCCAATCGGATCTCGTGGGCTACCTGGGGGTGCTGAAGAGGCTTGAAGAGGCTTTGAGGTTCTTGGGAGAGAATTGCGAGATGGCCATTCAGTGGTTGGCTGACATCGTGGAGTACCTTGAGGACCACCGGGTTGCGGATGGCAGGTTTATTTCCAATTTGAAAGAGGAACTCAGTGGTCTGCGCAAATTGCAAAGCGGGGACGAAAAAGCTCGCCTTGATGGAGGGCTTCTTGTGATTGCTCTTGACAGATTAGAGAATGAGTTCCGGCGCCTCTTGACAGAAAATAGTGTTCCATTGCCAATGTCAGATCCTCCCTTACCAGGGGAGCAGGCCTGCATAGCTCCATCTCCTCTCCCAGTTTTTGTCATACAGAGACTACAGGCAATTCTTGGCCGATTGATTGCCAACAATAGACTAGAGAACTGCATTTCCATCTATGTTGAGGTTCGCAGTTCAAATGTCCGGGCAAGTTTGCAGGCACTTAACCTGGATTACCTTGAGATTTCTGTTTCTGAGTTCAATGATGTGCTGAGCATAGAAGGCCACATAGCTCAGTGGGGTAGGCATTTAGAGTTTGCAGTTAAGCATCTTTTTGAGGCTGAATATAAACTATGTAATGATGTGTTTGAGAGGTTAGGATTGGATGTGTGGATGAGTTGCTTTGCTAAGATAGCCGCACAGGCAGGGATTCTTGCATTCCTTCAATTTGGAAAGACCGTTACCGAGAGTAAGAAGGATCCAATCAAGTTATTAAAGTTGTTGGATATCTTCTCATCATTAAACAAGCTAAGATTGGATTTTAATAGGCTTTTCGGTGGGACAGCTTGTGCTGATATCCAAAATCTCACAAGAGATCTCATCAAAAGGGTGATTGAAGGGGCCTGTGAAATCTTTTGGGAACTTTTGCTTCAAGTTGAATTGCAGCGGCAAACACCACCTCCTTCAGATGGCAGTGTTCCAAAACTGGTTATCTTTATCACTGAGTATTGCAATAAGTTGTTAGGGGATGATTATAAGCAAATCCTCACCCAAGTTCTGGTCATTGAAAGAAGTTGGAAGCACGAAAAATTTCAAGAGCGGCTTCTCATTGATGAGTTACTGAATATTATGAAAGCAGTTGAACTGAATTTAGAAACATGGTCAAAGGGCTATCAAGACAGTGTGTTGTCGTATGTTTTCTTGATGAACAATCATTGGCATTTGTACAAACATTTGAAAGGAACAAAGCTCGGGACCCTACTGGGAGATTCTTGGTTACGAGAGCACGAACAGTACAAGGATTACTATTCTGCATTCTTCTTGAAAGAGAGCTGGTCCAAGCTTCCTGCTTTGTTAAGCCGGGAAGGTCTTATTTTGTTCTCAGGTGGGCGTGCTACTGCTCGTGATCTTGTCAAGAAAAGACTGAAAGCTTTCAACGAGGCTTTTGATGACATGTATAAGAAACAGTCCAACTGGGTCATGCTTGACAAAGACCTACGAGAAAAGACATGCCAAATGATAATTCAGGCAATAGTTCCTGTATATCGGAGCTACATGCAGAACTACGGGCCATTAGTTGAACAAGATGCAAGTGCCAgcaaatatgcaaaatacaCAGTTCAGACTCTTGAGAAAATGCTCAACTCTCTATTTCATCCCAGGCCAGTGAGACATGGCAGTTTTAAAGTCCGGCAGCCTAGTGGAAAATTCAACAATAGCGTTACAGATCAGCTTCCGAGTTCTCCTAACATGAAATAA